The following nucleotide sequence is from Zingiber officinale cultivar Zhangliang chromosome 10A, Zo_v1.1, whole genome shotgun sequence.
CTCTCCTTTTCTTGCTTTTGAGTGCCTTCTGCCACTTGTTTTTCTGATCTTTCCTACTTGTGGTCCATGGTTTCTACTAAAGAATCCAGTTCTCTGCCCGAAGGGAGAAATGATTACTACGACCATTACCATGTCGCTCAAAAGGGGAAAAAGAAGGACTTTTTCTCGCCGTCGACTGTTCTTGCTCATGCACTCGCTGTTGATGTTCCCGGTCTTGATGTGCAGGTGTCGCTTTAGCTGGAATCCTTGAGGAAGCGGGAGAGCCGGTGCGGGTTTGGAACAGGGAGCTAATCTCGGAGGCTCGTCGGAGATTACTCATCGGGCCCGGCTCATGGCCGCCGAACTGCAGGGCTCGCTGCGGCCGCTGCCGCCCCTGCGTGACGGTGCACGTCGCCATCCAGCCCGGCCGGACCATGCCGCTCGAGTACTACCCTGAGGCATGGCGATGCGAATGCGGCAACAAGCTCTTCACGCCATAAGAAGACATCAACAGTTGTTCAGAGttcgtcaaaaaaaaaaaaaaaaagagaccatTTTTAGTgtagcaaggagaagaagaagccgcTATGAAAACAGCTTCTTTGTAAACATTATTTGTACAAAAGATTTCTATGTAATGGTAAATTAGCTACTCTAATTTGTCGAGTCATCTCGTCTCCAGAACCAAAGGATTAAAATTCTTCTGCTCACGATTGATTTCAACCTGACGTCGGACATAATAACATTATTCTATGGCTGAAATTAAAAAGGGATTCTAGAGAAAAGCAATCGACAAACGATAGGAAATCAGTGTCTAAATTTTTCCCGAAAATGAAATTTCatccaataataataataaaagataatcTTAAAGCAACTAAATAGAAActtaaataaatagataaattttaAACTGTTGATGAGatgatgataaatttattataatgagATAAAGATCAAAATTTGATAGATATATATCTtcggaaaataaaaaatttcacctCCTCATCATTTGACAGTCAGTTATAAATAGACTCCATAATTTACCTTCTTCACGTAGCTTGAGAATAAACTATGAGGagtggttaaaaaagaaaaaggcTGCTTGCGGAGTAGAGGGCAGGGGAAGGAGGATGGGAAAATGGGATATGATACTAATTGTTATAAACAACTCTACACTTCATCCTCTTCTATTCTGTTTAATCCATTGATTTATTGAAATATTATTGGAGTTTTACAGTATGTAATTATCACACGACCTTATATTACATTTGCATTAAATTGTCTTTGTCAATTTATACATGTTCCAACCAAGTAAAATTGAGATAATATAAAAAGAATATTTCACTATCTCATAGGTATTATTTTACAGTCTTTTTTTTATATCGTCAATCACCTTGAGATTTACATACTTATAGCTTGCGATGCAAATTCAGTAGACTCTCTTGAAGGCAAATAATCTAGAAGTGGATATACAATATTTCTATAACGAAATCATATCTCATGAAATTCAAAAAAGTAACATACGATATCTCATTCAAGCACTAAGGTTGAATATAAAACTATAGTCAATTAAACAATTGAAATTATTTGACTTAAATTACTTCTTTCTAAACTTCATCTTACATCAAATAATACACTAAAAATTTGATGCAATATTATTAGAGCAACATATCTTATAGCTAATCCAATCTTTCATACTCATAAATATCTCCTATTATAGGGGAGGGTAAAAGAGAAtcattatattttaatataatcagattaaatcaaattaatattaggaTTTAATAATTATTCgaataattctattatttttttttatgaatcaaTCAATTGGCCAAATACTTCATATACATTATATTATATATTGTACTGTCCTGACAGACAAATATACAAAAAGTTAATCGCTTATCCCTTTATTCTTTTCTCCGAACACTGCTCTGTATTTCCCTTTATATGGGCATCATTTTTCCCTATTGCCCTTTATCCCACAAGCAACATTTTTTTTAGTGTAATCATTTTTTTACTATAGTTAAATAGATAAACTTTCaactcataaaaaaaattatcaaaaacatcttaaatatttttaaaaaataaaatttactaaaaataataaaaaaaaatattcaaaactcCGAAAatattggtgcaggttgcactggTAATcaagttttgatatatgacaaataggttaaagttagatgtgttgtttgtttAAACTatttactaagtgtgcaggacaTGATGAGTATAAAAGATCAGAACACCAGGCGGAAGTTCAACTAGATTGATATCTAGCACAAAGTTTAGATTAGTTGAGATTTGGCAGGAAGTTCAACTAGGTTGATAGTCGGCACGAAGTTCAAATCGGTTGAGATCTGACAGGAGGAAGTCTAGATTGGTTGAAATCTGACAGAAAGTCCTGGTAGATCAAGGGACCTGAAGTCTACAGTTGGTGAGTGGAGGTAAGTAGCTGGAGGAGAGATTCAGTGAGGGCACGTTCTTGGTTAAGGGAACTGTAAGCGTCGGTCCAACTTAGGTCAATTTAGAAAATCTaagctgagactttgactagatcttggtcttggggagacataatctaattactactattatCCTCTTCTGTTCTACCTAACCATGCAAATAtgactcaatcaattttatgtaccaaaaaataaaattcattatctaaaactaaattcaactaaacctattaatttaaacctaaacctaaagtgtaaaataaaataaaacaaatcaaactcaaatcgaaaaactaaatttaaataaatgaactataaaattaatttaaattcaagttacaatcaagtttattataactataaaataaatcgacacaaacctaaaaccaaaaccTAAATTCAACAATTCAAGGGGAAGCTCTAAATTAGTTAGCACATCCAAAAATAATACTTTACCCTACTGGGTAAATAAGACTAGcttaaataggaataaaattttaatataataaacaACATGTTAgatataagtgatgtgaatgGAGAATAAGTGGAAGTGGAAAGAggttccattgtgaatgagactttagtcccacattgagagtttcatggcatgttggttagtttatattgattcacaagcATTGATGATGTGAGCAAATGCATGGCGAGAGGTTCTATCTCATACGTGGGTGCGTAGGgcgggtgcaaatccagggcctagATTGCACTGAactatgttgactcgtgtgcggacACGACCTATGCGCCTAATAGAGCACCGATTGGggtaaaatttgtccaagtggaacaaccaacattttaccatATAAATCTTTTTGTTGCTTGTGTAACGGATgtattaaagtaagattaatgcagaatcaaaacggcCGAGTGAAATGTTGGCGTTTCCTAGCTCGgcgagtaatgatcattaatcgatcattaaCGTTGTCGTTGATCTGAGTTCCTATATAAAGAGCATATGATCATGGTAAAAGGACACACACAAAAAAGCAGCACAAGCTCTCCACCTACATTCCCTtttctctgtcgtgcaactcttgctaggcggagtgcccgtgatagcagtcGAGTACCACTCAgctcgccgtgaccaccagtgcttggtgggaatcacaGTTAGccgttgtatcctaggaaacagatGACCCGAGGAAGCCTCGAAACACAGCCAGAGGTGaagtgaatctgtttcaaggaaactgcgactctcgcAGGCCTTGGTTCATCGCCCGCCCTGCTGGATCCTTTGCTCGACGAAATTTCGCTCAGCCTCTTCATTTGCTCTGTCGATAACCTGTCTACTTCGCTCGATCAGCCTCTCACTCGGCCTGTCTGCTTCGCTCAATCGGCCTCGTACCTGTCTATTCGCCCGACCAACCTCTCACTCGGCCTATCTGCTTCACTAGACCGGCCTCTCGATCGACCTGTCTGTTCTCCCGATCGGCCTCTCACTCGGCATGTCTGCTTCACTTGACCGACCTCTCGCTCGACCTATCTGCTCACCCGACCGACCTCTCGCTCGGTCTGTCTGCTCGTCGAACCAGCCTCTCGCTCGGCCTGTCTGCTCTGTTCGGTCGAACTTGCTCGGCCTTACTTCCCGGTCGGCCAGTCTACTGCTTGCCCGTCCAACCCTTCAGTCCGCTCGGACTTTGCTACTAGGACTCGTAGTTCAGTCTGCACTCAACAATTAGCAGAAATCAGACCCTGCTGGTAGCCTGAGATTATAAGTTCATGCTATTTCAACATATAAGTGAATTTAATTCGATgtaatttaaattcagctaataccccaTAAATCTTCGGAAGCAGATTGCTTCTCCAACAAACTTGAAACAGAATCGcttctgttgagatggccacagaATAGAATGTTGAAGTGCAACAAACTCAACACATGAAGGctccctccgccccgattggaactgtgtcaatcaatTACGGGAAAAGCCAGAAAAGttactgaacttcaagaggtggcagcagaagatgctcttctacttgactacGCTCAATCTAGCCCGATTCTTGACCGATGACCCTCCCAAGcgagctgaggatgctgatgcgcagacCATTAGTGTAGTGTAGGCATGGTCTTATTCTGAGTTCTTttgtcgaaactacatcctcaactgtctTCCCAACTCGCTGTACCTTGTGTATAGGATGAAGAGAATGACTAAGGAACTATGAGAGTCCctagacaagaaatacaagacggaggatgcaggggctAAGAATTTTATCATGGGCCAATTCCTGGACTACAAAATGGTTGACTCTAAGACGGTGATGAGCCAAGTCCAAGAGCTTTAggtgatcttgcatgagatccactcagaaAGGATGGTTCTGAGTGATACCTTCCAgttggctgctatcattgagaagctatcTCTTGGCTGGAAGGACTTAAAGAACTACCTGAAGtataagcggaaggagatgaatgtagaGGAACTTATTGTTAGACTTCGCATTGAAGAAAACAATAATAGTTCAGAGAGGAaattgttctctcaggctactgtgaaagccaacgtggttgaGCACGATCAAAACTCGAAATGGAAGAACTCAAAGTCAGCCAGATGGGACCCAGAAGAGGCATCAGCaaaaagaaattttctaggaaGTGTTTCAACTATGACCGAGTCGGCAATAAATCTTCGGAGTACAGAAAGTTGAAGAAGAAGCAGGCGACAAACCTAAACGAGGGACCAGAtataactgttggagtgtatactgaaagcctaagctttgtaaacattcattatgaataaagaatcacatttggtcaaattatctacatttgttgtagttgttcaattaatttatattgtagataacatagtatgtggtgtcacatacagaagatgatgttatcaataccttataaattataaacagtaactcatgaccaaaatggaaaggaacaaaccattggaaggtcatagtgtaattaggaattagtttatcttgattatataattacactagtacacttagagtgtattgagtaggaccatttgaggtcgtttcttttatactgactttataaaggaacaaatacctcagttattatggaagtgtgtgctcttaatcctaatataataacaagcacatatatttgatatttatttctttaatttatcagtgggtgagatttagttcgatgaatcaataagctcgataagttgggaaatgatatcacttatagtgtatgttgttgattatagaaggaaactgtgtcctagcaatctaggttgataatgtccccaagatgagctcataaagattatcatgttaaaccctgcaggtggacttagtccgacatgacgataaggttgagtggtactattcttggattaagatattaattaaatgagttgtcagtaactcacttaattagtggacattcgacatcttaaacacagggagactaacacactcataataagaaggagcccaaaaatataatttgggattggtgtggtagttcaataatagttctctagtggaatgaattattattatcaagttgtgtgttcggggcgaacacgggatacttaattttatcgggagaccaaaaccaattcctcctctcggtccctatcgtagcctcttatttatagagtactatacccacctatacccaccttctatacccacctaaagggggctggccaagctagcttggaatcaagctagggccggcctaagcatggtttagggtggccggccctagcttgaacccaagctagagggggccggccacattaaattaaaaagaattttaattttaattttttattatgtggaagatataatttattacagagaattaaaattaaaatatctctctttaaaagatctacaaaagattaaaagaaagagattagatctctttccttatttgtagattggaaagatattttattttttctctttgaaaaattattcacatgttgaaaattaaaattatagaaatttctttttatcaaccatgaagggattttaaaaggaaattttatttttttaaatttccaaaggcaaataaggaagttttaattgtcgattgaaacttgtctaatttgcttctctttgatgtggccggccaaggcatgttgttttaagaaattttgtttaatttttcttaattaattcatgtcaaggaaaattaaggaaattttattgtaattaaatttcctaagttaccaaggccaaggaatataaaagaaggggaggggtgccttcatgagtacaacctctattattttctctccctcttttgttccttggtgtggccggccattatcatcctctccctctcttcctcttgtggtggccgaacctctctctccctttGGAGCTCTCgtagtggccggatactacttggagaagaagaagaagaagaaggagagaaagctagcatctcttggagcttggttgatgttttgattttcttccttggtgaagcttccttgttgtggccgaacctagctaggaggagaagaaggtggttggtggtttctcatctcggaagattgttgcccacacaacgtccgaggttagaagaggaatatggtagaagatcaagaggtttttctataaggtataactagtaatttttcctttctgcatcatactagttatttatggaaataataccaaatacaagaggcttatgattctagaatttcgaatatgtttttcgatgttgtgttcttttgttttttcttttccttgtgatttgattgttcctttcggttaacctaaagttattttaggaaattaaatattagctttccataaaaggttttgtctagtcggtgattgttgctcccatatccaagaaggccatgtgcctcgccacgtcagtactgggaaccaattatggaaattaatatttaatggaattaataacttaaggtgacttgggtcgaacgtgttaagttccgcaggagatccaagtcaaaacctaaaagaacaactagattaagttttggatcaaatgtgttaagttccgcaggcgatccaaaatttaatttaaaagaacacatgttagctaggaaaaggttcagacctttgtacaaaatttttgtacagtggaacctctaggttttccgagtagcaaccaacagtaacgacccaaaattccttattacaagttctaatagtggttaaaaatatttaaaaatgctatagaaatattctagagatttttagagtatttttatgtaatttttggaggtcgtttggtatttttactaaacgaaagaagtttcgacaaaaaaatgttcaagccgagacctccggccgagccaagccttaagcgaatccggctgaccaagaaaCCCAAGCGGGCGTGCTGATCAAATAGGGAAAGAAATAtaattaagcagtagttaggaaatagaaaataaaaggagaataaaaggttcggttgaggaatcgaacccgtaacctttgactcggtcaaaacgcAGCTAgccaagtgtgcaagcgggcggttttgtttagaatagatatcaaaattatttaacaagttaatagAAATACCGGAGTTATaaaggaacttagggcttgataatTTCCCCGAACCCGAAATCCTTCTCATCTTCCTCCTCACGCGTGCGACGGCGTTTTtttcctctcgggcggaaacaaagGGGATTTAGGGCATCACTCCGGCGGTCGATCGAGGGGGTTCTCCGAGAGCCATctacaccttcgtgatcccctcgtcaagaagagcaagtgggcGCAAGAGGCGGCTGGAAAGCTCGagctaaccggaaaccctagtgccgcctttctccttcggtagtgagcccaagaacgcaaggtaagcgctactcacctgcggtaagggatAGTCATTTAGGTGGATTGTTATGCTCGACTAAGGTGTCCGATTGATGAAATAGGTTGTGGCTTGTCCTTCGAGAAGTTCCTACTTCGGCTTGTGATGTTTTCCTTTAGGGATTTCCATGAGTTGGTGATTGAATGTgattttgtttggattcttcttgaaggATCGAGTTTCTGGACTCAAACTCTTGTTGGGTAAATTGGGTGAGGATGTTCCTATTCTTCATGGGGGTTTTGGGTTCCGATTAGTCCTTGTTCATATGGAAACTGTTGCACTTGGTGGATTATGGATGTTTTGTATTCTCTGTGTCATTTTAAGTTCTGTTAGTAAGGCATGGATTTCTGGTTTACCagtcctgtttcttcttcttaatAGCTTGGGTTCGGAACCAAGATGATGATGTTTTTGGTAGGTTTGTGTTACCCATGAAGTTCGTGTTTTGATCTGGGATTTATGTGATGTTCTTACTTCTACTGGTGTCTCCTATAGGATTTTTGTATGGATTTCGAACATCTATGATTGAAATTGGGAGTTGTAGCTTCAATTCAAGGTTTCTGTTCTTCGTTTAGTAGGTAGTTTCTCCATATAGGTATGGATGAAGGTTTTTCCTTAGATAGGCTAGTAGGTAGCTTCAACTTGTTGTCCCCGTTTTAGCACAAGGGATCTTGTTTGGTTTCTACTCCTATGTGGATtcttgtaagcttatagtgcagactgTGTAAGATTATAATGCAATTTAgtttgtgcagatttttattaagaagagcAGTGCAGACTTTTACTAAGTAGAGCAGTGTAGAATTTTCTTTGTTAAGTTGTAtgcggatttttggttaagttcatagtgcagttttaattaagattatagtgcagtttagtTAAGtctttatagtgcagaatttggcTTAAGTAGATATGCAGATTTATACAAGTTCAAATACAGATTTTTACTAGGCTTGTATGTAGATTTTGAATTgtatagcattgcagttttgatggtttagcattggaagatccaattagatctctagtagcttaattagatttgcatattttaattaagcttatagtgtattttttttatttaatctacaattcttatatatagcatgcttagtcttgctttAGTTTatgtgggactacggtccaatgggtgggctcccatagtcgctcctaggttcagataacctagctctaagtttagataacatagtaagagcaagataagataaatcagcttataaatcagtattttacttttatcagtggcattgtgttggactctcagttgtccttgggttgggctctcatagtcgtccctaggtttagattgttggagtgtatattaaaagcctagcttttgtataaacatttataagaatcacattggtcaagtgtctacatttatatataccaaatgtagatgttcaattaatttatattgtagataacataatgtgtggtgtcacacatagaagatcgtgttattggttctttataaattaaaaacagtagctcacgaccaagatggaaaggaacaaaccattggaaggtcgtagtgtaattaggaattagtttatcttaactatataattacactagtacacttagagtgtattgagcaggatcatttagaggtcgtttcttttatactgactttataaaggaacaaagatctcagttattatggaagtgtgtgctcttaatcctaatataataacaagcacatatatttgatatttatttctttaatttatcaatgagtgagatttagttcgataaatcaataagtccgataagttgggaaatgatatcacttatagtgtgtgttattgattatagaaggaaactgtgtcctagtgatctacgttgataatgtccccaagaggagctcataaggattgtcatgttaaaccctgcaggtggacttagtccgacatgacgataaggttgagtggtactactcttggactaagatattaattaaatgagttgtcagtaactcacttaattagtgggcattcgacatcttaaacacagggagactaacacacttataataagaaggagcccaaaaatataatttgggattggtgcggtagttcaataatagttctttagtggaatgaattattattgatggaattaagttgtatgtttggggcgaatacgggaatcttaatttcatcgggagaccaaaaccaattcttcctctcggtccctatcgtagcctcttgtatatagagaattatatccatcCAAGCTTATCTTCTAGTTCATGTTGTTGGTGTTGCTTCACATTGTTGAAATCAACGTGAACAGAACAGCAACTCACGAGAAGCTTATGAACGTTTTGCTTGCCAATTAAGTCAATGTGAGAAGCTTTGCCAATGCTGACGTGTCAACGTGATCACATGGAATTAAAAGGagaagagttttaattaaaatctttctttttgtgaaGACAtgttttaaaaggatgatttaaattttggtaaaaaatttcttttttagtaaatcatccacatgtttaaaatagatattttaatttataaaaattcctttttataatccatattttaatttataaaaattcctttttataatccaccatgaaggaaaaaattattgaagaaatttttataaatttccggaaataaattagaaagttttaattcttgtgttaattaaaattctccttgttttgggattaaagtggccggccattacaattgtgaaaaggattttaattttaattaattaaattttccttttcatggcaaaagaattaaggaagtttttatttaaatttccttatttgccaagaccaaggattataaaagagggagtagaggtgccttcatgtagAACAACTCTATGACCggcccttagaggttctccctctcctcttctcttcttctctagtggccgattttatcctctcttggagctcttgatggtggccggttcaagctaggagaagaaggagagaaaggaggttttgtttcttgcatcccttggagtttggtggtgttggtcagacctctacttctcatggagaattcttggtggccgaatctagcttggagaagaaggagcttggtggttctcgtctcggaagatcgttgtccacacaacatccgagataagaagagaaatacggtagaagatcaagaggttatttttgcttacaaagaaaggtataactagtaattattttttgcatcatactagttttctttgtatagttatttatggaaataccaaacacaagaggcatatgattctagagtttttgaaatagttttttcgaatttgtgttttcttctttttcaaatttgtgattcgattgttctttttggttaacctagagttatttaaggaaataaatattaactttccttaaaaggctttacctaggcggtggtggttgctcccatatccaagaaggtcatgtgcctcaccatacagtcctggaagccaattttggaaattaatatttatggaattaataacttaggtagatttgaatcaatagtgttaagttccacttgcgattcaaatctaaaccattaagaacagataagttaaatttggaatcaatgatgttaagttccgtctgcgatttctaatttaacttctaaagaacacaataggttatttaaggaaaggttcgacacttgtacaaaaaaattttgtacagtagaaccggtacgattttcttaggactaaccaacatagataacctagtaaaccctactagattcgggactagctacctcgggtctagttagggatgcacgcatagcaagtacagttgtcgagcccatcagcagtttgattattattattatctattatgaaaatagttttcaaaacttcacaaatcagttacgcgaatacagttcagattcagcattagcctagcatcagtttaactcagcttatgtatcagttcagttaaacttattattctgaagaattaaagtataagtttttaaacaagtaaaataagcttcacataagtttaaaatccagcaaatttagttttcttttatgctagcatgtttgtttagatttgctttacatgtttagcattccagtatgctttgtttcctttgctgttagatgagtatgagtagtatttctttctgagcattcaattttagacttcttccagttacatgcatattcaagttttgtgagttagatagcgcttactaagtaattttgcttatagtttgcatttcctcttactgcagataaaagaaaggaaaagatatagcaaaggaaggcgacaaggtggcgtggatagtgtgtgatgccaggactatgggagag
It contains:
- the LOC122026301 gene encoding polygalacturonase-like → MDTLQHRHRRLSTVLAFLVLAAALGVALAGILEEAGEPVRVWNRELISEARRRLLIGPGSWPPNCRARCGRCRPCVTVHVAIQPGRTMPLEYYPEAWRCECGNKLFTP